In Streptomyces longhuiensis, the following proteins share a genomic window:
- a CDS encoding LacI family DNA-binding transcriptional regulator, whose protein sequence is MATIYDVARAAGVSPATVSRVFNGGRVTAERAANVRRTAAELGFAPNRVARSLRMQRASVIGLIIPDIANPFFTALARGVEDAAQKTNLSVVLCNTDEDVDKEHRYLEVAAGEQMAGVIIAAASRHRTDLSALVDRGTPVVAVDRRPRGASVDAVMLDNQHGGEEATEHLLAQGYRRIACIAGPEGTSTSDERLAGYRAVLRDHLRESGQGEPPAEYVCHGDFRVEGGRAAMERLLALPEPPDAVFVANNLMTVGALAALRDAGREPPRTGLLSFGDVPWPELVTPSLTSVQLPSYELGFAAAGLLQERIAGTDKPLQTVVLRTSLQARDSTSGPARG, encoded by the coding sequence GTGGCGACGATCTACGACGTGGCACGCGCGGCCGGGGTCTCCCCGGCAACGGTGTCGCGGGTGTTCAACGGCGGGCGGGTCACGGCGGAGCGGGCCGCGAACGTACGCAGGACGGCGGCCGAACTGGGCTTCGCCCCCAACCGCGTCGCCCGCTCCCTGCGGATGCAGCGGGCCTCCGTGATCGGCCTGATCATCCCGGACATCGCCAACCCCTTCTTCACGGCCCTGGCCCGCGGTGTCGAGGACGCCGCCCAGAAGACGAACCTCTCGGTGGTCCTGTGCAACACCGACGAGGACGTCGACAAGGAGCACCGCTACCTGGAGGTCGCCGCGGGCGAGCAGATGGCCGGAGTCATCATCGCCGCCGCGTCCCGCCACCGCACGGATCTCTCCGCGCTCGTCGACCGCGGCACGCCCGTCGTCGCGGTCGACCGGCGGCCCCGGGGTGCGTCGGTCGACGCCGTCATGCTGGACAACCAGCACGGTGGTGAGGAGGCCACCGAGCACCTGCTCGCCCAGGGCTATCGGCGGATCGCGTGCATCGCCGGTCCCGAGGGCACCTCGACGTCGGACGAGCGACTCGCCGGGTACCGCGCGGTCCTGCGGGACCATCTGCGGGAGAGCGGGCAGGGGGAGCCGCCCGCCGAGTACGTCTGCCACGGCGACTTCCGCGTCGAGGGCGGGCGGGCCGCGATGGAGCGACTGCTCGCCCTGCCGGAGCCCCCGGACGCCGTGTTCGTGGCGAACAACCTCATGACGGTGGGCGCCCTGGCCGCCTTGCGCGACGCGGGCCGCGAGCCCCCGCGGACCGGCCTGCTCTCCTTCGGCGACGTCCCGTGGCCCGAGCTCGTCACCCCGTCGCTCACCTCGGTCCAACTCCCGTCGTACGAGCTGGGGTTCGCTGCCGCGGGACTCCTTCAGGAACGCATCGCGGGCACGGACAAACCACTGCAGACGGTGGTCCTGCGTACATCGCTCCAGGCCAGGGACTCGACGAGCGGACCCGCGCGGGGGTGA
- a CDS encoding glycoside hydrolase family 172 protein yields MSIAPGLAGLARTTSAVTRSISAENFTGAKGAGGMATEGTGALAADRLGRGWKISPSIDIAAGETVVLADIDGPGTLTHLWCTTAPHAAWRQTLLRFYWEGEESPAVEVPLGDFFCNGWNVFSQVSSIPVAANPNGGFNAYWPMPFRRKARITLENLAAEQMTLYYQIDYELGEVADDAAYFHAQWRRSNPVTAGTDHTLLEGVEGQGQYIGTYLAWAVNSPGWWGEGELKFFLDGDDEFPTICGTGTEDYFGGAWNFDVPGHGYTAFTTPYLGLNQILEPDGLYDSQQRFGMYRWHVLDPIRFQEDLRVTVQCLGIARGHGNGLRHRYRPNHDDIASTSLFYLDRPAGASLPATPGLLDLEVDTHM; encoded by the coding sequence ATGAGCATCGCCCCCGGACTGGCAGGCCTCGCCCGCACCACCAGCGCGGTCACGCGTTCCATCAGCGCGGAGAACTTCACCGGAGCCAAGGGAGCGGGCGGCATGGCGACCGAGGGCACAGGCGCCCTCGCCGCCGACCGGCTCGGCCGCGGCTGGAAGATCTCCCCGAGCATCGACATAGCGGCGGGGGAGACCGTCGTGCTCGCCGACATCGACGGCCCCGGCACCCTCACGCACCTCTGGTGCACCACAGCCCCGCATGCGGCCTGGCGCCAGACACTGCTGCGCTTCTACTGGGAGGGCGAGGAGTCCCCGGCCGTCGAGGTACCGCTCGGTGACTTCTTCTGCAACGGCTGGAACGTCTTCAGCCAGGTCAGTTCCATCCCGGTGGCGGCCAACCCCAACGGGGGATTCAACGCGTACTGGCCGATGCCCTTCCGCCGCAAGGCCCGGATCACGCTGGAGAACCTGGCCGCCGAGCAGATGACGCTCTACTACCAGATCGACTACGAGCTGGGCGAGGTCGCGGACGACGCCGCTTACTTCCACGCCCAGTGGCGGCGCAGCAACCCGGTCACGGCCGGCACGGACCACACCCTCCTCGAGGGTGTCGAGGGCCAGGGCCAGTACATCGGCACCTATCTGGCATGGGCCGTCAACAGCCCCGGCTGGTGGGGCGAGGGCGAGCTGAAGTTCTTCCTGGACGGCGACGACGAGTTTCCGACGATCTGCGGCACGGGCACCGAGGACTACTTCGGCGGTGCCTGGAACTTCGACGTCCCCGGCCATGGTTACACCGCCTTCACCACGCCGTACCTCGGCCTCAATCAGATCCTCGAGCCGGACGGGCTCTACGACAGCCAGCAGCGTTTCGGGATGTACCGCTGGCACGTCCTCGACCCGATCCGCTTCCAGGAGGACCTGCGAGTGACCGTCCAGTGCCTCGGCATCGCCCGGGGCCACGGGAACGGTCTCCGGCACCGCTACCGGCCCAACCACGACGACATCGCGTCGACCTCTCTCTTCTACCTGGACCGGCCCGCCGGCGCCTCCTTGCCGGCCACGCCCGGGCTGCTGGACCTCGAGGTCGACACGCACATGTAG
- a CDS encoding ABC transporter substrate-binding protein translates to MYSQRREHTMLQHGNEAVVPAAPTRRRFLGAAAAGAAAAATPLLTGCGGPAKADGGTLKFWYFYDAHSPDPSDRARAKWFQDVVKDWNADHEVKVELYYVPGDSYQGSKMVTAFASEAGPDIFLLSPGDFLRYQNGGILADLTPHMEKGVIEDYGSSLDSRMVDGKVYALPMEVEPLAMYYNVPVWEKAGLSEADIPVTWDEMLDVGDKLRAKAGAGLVFQTDPGYYQNFTWYPWMWQGGGDVVDENGKAGFDSRAARQALSLWQDAVQAGIAPRTMPAADDLLTSFTSGLAGMWQSGIWEISGFRTSAPKHKYGVFKLPVPPGGKYTTVLGGWSFCASTQGRNPEIAAEFCAWALGGMNDESVNRTVDWCTSSKSDIAPRASALERAAKKGGYDFWAMKKFKEEIFPGGRAEPRYPPVVYKAVSDAIQATMLGGKGVAGETDRAARSIEAFMQSYEGASLI, encoded by the coding sequence ATGTACTCACAGAGACGGGAGCACACCATGCTCCAGCACGGCAACGAGGCCGTCGTCCCGGCGGCGCCGACACGCCGCCGATTCCTCGGCGCGGCGGCTGCGGGCGCGGCGGCGGCAGCGACACCGCTGCTGACCGGCTGCGGCGGCCCGGCGAAGGCCGACGGCGGCACGCTGAAGTTCTGGTACTTCTACGACGCCCACTCTCCCGACCCGTCGGACCGGGCCAGGGCCAAGTGGTTCCAGGATGTCGTCAAGGACTGGAACGCCGACCATGAGGTCAAGGTCGAGCTGTACTACGTCCCCGGCGACAGCTACCAGGGTTCGAAGATGGTCACCGCCTTCGCCTCCGAGGCGGGCCCCGACATCTTCCTGCTCAGCCCCGGCGACTTCCTGCGGTACCAGAACGGCGGCATCCTGGCCGACCTCACGCCGCACATGGAGAAGGGAGTCATCGAGGACTACGGCAGCAGCCTCGACAGCCGGATGGTCGACGGCAAGGTGTACGCCCTGCCGATGGAGGTCGAGCCGCTGGCCATGTACTACAACGTCCCCGTCTGGGAGAAGGCCGGCCTTTCGGAGGCCGACATCCCGGTGACCTGGGACGAGATGCTCGACGTCGGCGACAAGCTGCGTGCCAAGGCAGGCGCCGGCCTGGTCTTCCAGACCGACCCCGGGTACTACCAGAACTTCACCTGGTACCCATGGATGTGGCAGGGCGGCGGCGACGTCGTCGACGAGAACGGCAAGGCCGGATTCGACTCCCGGGCCGCCCGGCAGGCTCTGTCCCTGTGGCAGGACGCCGTCCAGGCAGGCATCGCGCCCCGCACCATGCCCGCGGCCGACGACCTGCTCACCTCCTTCACGTCCGGTCTCGCCGGGATGTGGCAGAGCGGCATCTGGGAGATCTCCGGGTTCCGGACGTCCGCCCCGAAGCACAAGTACGGGGTCTTCAAACTGCCCGTGCCGCCGGGCGGGAAGTACACCACCGTCCTCGGCGGCTGGTCGTTCTGCGCCAGCACCCAGGGCCGCAACCCCGAGATCGCGGCGGAGTTCTGTGCCTGGGCTCTCGGCGGGATGAACGACGAGTCGGTCAACCGGACCGTCGACTGGTGCACCAGCTCCAAGTCCGACATCGCGCCCCGCGCGTCCGCCCTCGAACGCGCCGCCAAGAAGGGCGGCTACGACTTCTGGGCGATGAAGAAGTTCAAGGAGGAGATCTTCCCCGGGGGCCGCGCCGAGCCCCGTTACCCCCCGGTCGTCTACAAGGCGGTCTCCGACGCCATCCAGGCCACGATGCTGGGCGGCAAGGGCGTGGCCGGCGAGACGGACCGGGCCGCCCGGAGCATCGAGGCCTTCATGCAGAGTTACGAGGGGGCGAGCCTGATATGA
- a CDS encoding carbohydrate ABC transporter permease — MTSIVPHTAHQPQAPAADAAPSAGGRRLSRTHREWLAAALFLLPDGIGLGVFVVLPMFLSIALSFFQVSGFGSYEWIGLGNYQRMLNDPYFWSSIWVTAKYVVVMVPTLFCVSLALGVLMKQKLPGMAAYRTAFFLPHMLSLVVVGLLWKFMLDEQTGVVNKAASALGMNPLSWLGDPDLALYAVIAVTVWYMMGYYMIIFLAGLNEIPQELYEAAKLDGAGTWTAFRRITWPLLRPTSFFVLIMTTVAAITGTFDLVFVLTSGGPANGTAVAMFYIYQQAFVFGEYGYAAALGSFLVLIMVALSGLIFKVTKGGRFDDEQ; from the coding sequence ATGACCAGCATCGTTCCGCACACGGCGCACCAACCGCAGGCACCCGCCGCCGACGCCGCCCCGTCCGCGGGCGGCCGCAGGCTCAGCCGCACGCACCGGGAGTGGCTGGCCGCCGCGCTGTTCCTGCTCCCCGACGGCATCGGCCTCGGTGTCTTCGTCGTCCTGCCGATGTTCCTGTCGATCGCGCTGAGCTTCTTCCAGGTCTCGGGCTTCGGCAGCTACGAGTGGATCGGGCTCGGCAACTACCAGCGGATGCTCAACGACCCGTACTTCTGGTCCTCGATCTGGGTGACCGCGAAGTACGTGGTGGTCATGGTGCCCACGCTGTTCTGTGTCAGTCTCGCGCTCGGCGTGCTGATGAAGCAGAAGCTGCCCGGTATGGCCGCCTACCGCACGGCGTTCTTCCTGCCCCACATGCTCAGCCTGGTCGTCGTCGGCCTGCTGTGGAAGTTCATGCTCGACGAGCAGACCGGCGTCGTGAACAAGGCCGCCAGCGCCCTCGGCATGAACCCGCTGTCCTGGCTGGGCGACCCGGACCTCGCGCTGTACGCCGTCATCGCCGTGACCGTCTGGTACATGATGGGCTACTACATGATCATTTTCCTGGCGGGGCTCAACGAGATCCCCCAGGAGCTGTACGAGGCCGCGAAGCTCGACGGCGCCGGGACCTGGACGGCATTTCGCCGCATCACCTGGCCGCTGCTGCGGCCGACGAGCTTCTTCGTCCTGATCATGACCACTGTCGCGGCCATCACCGGCACCTTCGACCTGGTCTTCGTACTGACCTCCGGCGGTCCGGCCAACGGCACCGCGGTGGCGATGTTCTACATCTACCAACAGGCCTTCGTCTTCGGCGAGTACGGCTATGCGGCAGCCCTGGGATCCTTCCTGGTGCTGATCATGGTCGCCCTCTCCGGACTGATCTTCAAGGTCACCAAGGGCGGGAGGTTCGACGATGAGCAGTGA
- a CDS encoding carbohydrate ABC transporter permease: MSSDTATITKAAPAAGTTTAPRTGTTRRRRRPFGPRAGLVALAVVLSAVSIFPVLWMITSSFKTRTTVTDGKLIPTDLTWSNFAYVFTEVPFVRWLFNSFITAAVVTAVALLFHSMAAYALARLKFPGRDGIFVVIFSTLLITAPVILIPLFVVVRTLGMLDSYAALIIPPLFNAFGIFLLRQFYLGIPKELEEAAIVDGCGYWRVYWNIILPLSRPILSALSVFFFLANWNAFAWPLVATNGADLTVIQVGIASFSTQYGANWNYVLAAAVVAVIPMLALFLVFQRQMVESIKTSGLK; this comes from the coding sequence ATGAGCAGTGACACCGCGACCATCACGAAGGCGGCTCCTGCCGCGGGCACGACCACGGCCCCGAGGACGGGCACGACTCGTCGGCGCCGGCGGCCCTTCGGCCCGCGGGCCGGGCTCGTCGCCCTGGCCGTCGTCCTGTCCGCCGTCAGCATCTTCCCGGTGCTCTGGATGATCACCTCATCCTTCAAGACCCGCACCACGGTCACCGACGGCAAGCTCATCCCCACGGACCTCACCTGGTCCAACTTCGCCTACGTCTTCACCGAAGTGCCGTTCGTCCGCTGGCTGTTCAACAGCTTCATCACCGCCGCGGTGGTCACGGCCGTGGCGCTGCTCTTCCATTCGATGGCCGCCTATGCGCTCGCCCGGCTCAAGTTCCCGGGGCGGGACGGTATCTTCGTGGTCATCTTCTCGACCCTGCTGATCACCGCACCTGTCATCCTCATCCCGCTGTTCGTCGTCGTCCGGACGCTCGGGATGCTCGACAGCTATGCGGCCCTGATCATCCCGCCGCTCTTCAACGCCTTCGGAATCTTCCTGCTCCGCCAGTTCTACCTCGGCATACCGAAGGAGCTGGAGGAGGCGGCGATCGTCGACGGCTGCGGGTACTGGCGGGTGTACTGGAACATCATCCTGCCGCTGTCCCGGCCCATCCTCTCGGCGCTCTCGGTGTTCTTCTTCCTCGCGAACTGGAACGCCTTCGCCTGGCCGCTGGTCGCCACCAACGGCGCGGACCTGACGGTCATTCAGGTGGGTATCGCGTCCTTCAGCACCCAGTACGGCGCGAACTGGAACTATGTCCTGGCCGCCGCCGTGGTCGCGGTGATACCCATGCTCGCCCTCTTCCTCGTCTTCCAGCGCCAGATGGTCGAGTCCATCAAGACCTCCGGCCTGAAGTGA
- a CDS encoding FGGY-family carbohydrate kinase, which translates to MPQSAVIGVDIGTSSSKGVLVGLDGTVLHTAVREHAVDRPAPGHVEMRADIWWDEFVSLTRELTSVRDSDVVAAGVSGMGPCVLLTDENDTPVRPAILYGVDTRSVPQIERLERELGAEEITHRCGSRLTTQAAGPKVAWIAEREPELFRRARRLYMPSSWLVRKLTGAYVLDHHSASQSTPLYDTLACHWYTPWTDRIAPGIDLPELRWSGEAAGTVTAEAAHLTGLPTGIPVTTGTVDAWAEALSVGAHGIGDLMLMYGTTMFLVHTVPGLLRDPSLWSTVGALPDTRNLAGGMATSGAVTSWLRDLFGSDDYRQLLRLAEESGVGAGGLLMLPYFAGERTPITDPRARGVIAGLTLSHTRGDLYRAALEGTAYGVRHNIEAIETAGGDIRRVVAVGGGVQGRLWTQIVSDVTGRAQEVRTTSIGASYGGALLAAQLVTDARIDAWNPVREVVTPCPETTSRYDELYALYRELYPASSPVVHALADLQSR; encoded by the coding sequence ATGCCTCAGTCAGCAGTCATCGGTGTGGACATCGGAACGTCCAGCAGCAAAGGCGTCCTGGTCGGCCTCGACGGCACCGTGCTGCACACGGCCGTCCGTGAACACGCCGTCGACCGCCCGGCTCCCGGACACGTCGAGATGCGCGCGGACATCTGGTGGGACGAATTCGTCTCCCTCACCCGCGAGTTGACCTCCGTACGCGACTCGGACGTGGTCGCGGCCGGGGTCAGCGGCATGGGCCCCTGCGTGCTGCTCACCGACGAGAACGACACGCCTGTACGCCCCGCGATCCTGTACGGCGTGGACACCCGCTCCGTCCCCCAGATCGAGCGGCTCGAACGTGAGCTGGGCGCCGAAGAGATCACCCACCGCTGCGGCTCGCGGCTCACGACACAGGCCGCGGGCCCCAAGGTGGCGTGGATCGCCGAACGGGAACCGGAGCTCTTCCGCCGCGCCCGCAGGCTCTACATGCCGAGCTCCTGGCTCGTGCGCAAACTCACCGGTGCCTACGTACTCGACCACCACTCGGCCAGCCAGAGCACCCCGCTCTACGACACTCTGGCCTGCCACTGGTACACCCCGTGGACCGACCGGATCGCCCCCGGCATCGACCTCCCCGAACTGCGCTGGTCCGGCGAGGCGGCCGGCACGGTGACTGCCGAGGCCGCACACCTGACCGGTCTGCCGACAGGCATCCCGGTCACCACCGGGACTGTCGACGCCTGGGCCGAGGCACTGAGCGTCGGCGCGCACGGCATCGGCGACCTCATGCTCATGTACGGCACGACGATGTTCCTCGTCCACACCGTGCCGGGACTGCTGCGCGACCCTTCGCTCTGGAGCACCGTCGGAGCCCTCCCCGACACCCGCAACCTCGCCGGCGGAATGGCGACGTCGGGCGCCGTCACCAGCTGGCTTCGCGACCTGTTCGGCAGCGACGACTACCGGCAACTGCTGCGCCTGGCAGAGGAGTCAGGTGTCGGCGCGGGCGGCCTGCTGATGCTTCCCTACTTCGCCGGGGAACGCACCCCGATCACCGACCCACGTGCGCGCGGCGTCATCGCGGGCCTCACGCTCTCCCACACCCGCGGAGACCTGTACCGAGCGGCTCTCGAAGGCACGGCGTACGGAGTGCGGCACAACATCGAGGCCATCGAAACAGCCGGCGGCGACATCCGCCGCGTCGTCGCCGTCGGAGGAGGCGTCCAGGGACGCCTGTGGACCCAGATCGTCTCGGACGTCACCGGCCGCGCCCAGGAGGTACGCACGACCTCCATCGGTGCCTCCTACGGAGGGGCACTCCTCGCCGCCCAACTCGTGACCGACGCCCGCATCGACGCCTGGAACCCGGTGCGGGAAGTGGTCACCCCCTGCCCGGAGACGACGTCCCGGTACGACGAGCTGTACGCCCTGTACCGCGAGCTCTACCCGGCGTCCTCCCCGGTCGTCCACGCACTGGCCGACCTCCAGTCCCGCTGA
- a CDS encoding fucose isomerase: MPYAVPQPFTPSAAEPGTVYTVASGDLRPAANITGWPSQQKLEADLAAALTDLGWTVRRAHAVDEKKGHGFIDSQRAGIEVFRHLPQDAPLIVVEGVWQYSHHVLAGLRSHQGPILVVANWSGEFPGLVGLLNLTGSLTKAGVPHAALWSEDFTDEWARDGLRTWLETGTLTHDTTHVRDLPALPVDAETELGVALARQLRTEKAVIGVFDEGCMGMYNAIIDDELLNPLGIYKERLSQSALVVEMNKVTDGEARAVRDWLDAAGMTFHTGTDEATELTDAQLLSQFRMYIAALRIADDFGLDAVGIQYQQGLKDTVPASDLAEGLLNNVERPAVLSRDGSRELYPGAPLPHFNEVDEGVAVDSLVTSRIWTAMGLDPATTLHDIRWGQDYDGRFVWVFEISGSVPASHHGGYDKSWSMRQPRMFFPLGGGTLSGVSKPGEIVWSRVFIMDGALHVDLGRASVVELPEEETRRRLDATTPEWPIMHAVLHGVTRDQFMARHKANHLNVAYAPDAATADKALRAKAALFEELGLRVHLCGDVSL; encoded by the coding sequence ATGCCTTACGCCGTCCCGCAGCCCTTCACCCCGTCCGCCGCCGAGCCCGGCACCGTGTACACCGTGGCCAGCGGCGACCTGCGCCCGGCCGCCAACATCACCGGATGGCCCTCGCAGCAGAAACTGGAAGCAGACCTGGCCGCCGCGCTCACGGACCTCGGCTGGACGGTGCGCCGCGCTCACGCCGTCGACGAGAAGAAGGGGCACGGCTTCATCGACAGCCAGCGCGCAGGCATCGAGGTCTTCAGGCACTTGCCGCAGGACGCCCCGCTGATCGTCGTCGAAGGGGTCTGGCAGTACAGCCACCACGTGCTCGCGGGGCTGCGCAGCCACCAGGGCCCGATCCTCGTCGTCGCCAACTGGAGCGGCGAATTCCCGGGCCTGGTCGGCCTGTTGAACCTCACCGGCAGCCTCACCAAGGCGGGTGTCCCCCACGCGGCGCTGTGGAGCGAGGACTTCACCGACGAATGGGCCCGCGACGGACTGCGTACCTGGCTGGAGACCGGAACCCTCACACACGACACCACGCATGTACGGGACCTGCCCGCGCTGCCCGTCGACGCGGAGACCGAACTGGGCGTCGCCCTGGCCCGCCAACTCCGCACGGAGAAAGCCGTCATCGGTGTCTTCGACGAGGGCTGCATGGGGATGTACAACGCCATCATCGACGACGAGCTGCTCAACCCCCTCGGCATCTACAAGGAGCGCCTGTCGCAGAGCGCCCTCGTCGTCGAGATGAACAAGGTCACCGACGGGGAGGCGCGGGCCGTACGCGACTGGCTCGACGCGGCCGGCATGACGTTCCACACCGGCACGGACGAGGCCACCGAGCTGACCGACGCTCAACTCCTCAGCCAGTTCCGGATGTACATCGCCGCGCTGCGCATCGCCGACGACTTCGGGCTCGACGCCGTCGGGATCCAGTACCAGCAGGGTCTGAAGGACACCGTCCCCGCCAGCGACCTGGCGGAGGGCCTGCTGAACAACGTGGAGCGCCCGGCCGTACTGTCCCGCGACGGCTCGCGCGAGCTGTACCCGGGCGCTCCGCTGCCCCACTTCAACGAGGTCGACGAGGGCGTGGCCGTGGACTCGCTCGTCACCAGCCGGATCTGGACCGCGATGGGGCTCGACCCGGCGACGACCCTGCACGACATCCGCTGGGGGCAGGACTACGACGGCCGGTTCGTCTGGGTCTTCGAGATATCCGGCTCGGTACCCGCCTCCCACCACGGCGGCTACGACAAGTCCTGGTCGATGCGCCAGCCGCGGATGTTCTTCCCGCTCGGCGGCGGCACCCTCAGCGGGGTGTCCAAGCCGGGCGAGATCGTCTGGTCGCGCGTATTCATCATGGACGGCGCCCTGCATGTGGACCTCGGGCGGGCGAGCGTGGTGGAGCTGCCCGAGGAGGAGACCCGGCGACGCCTGGACGCCACCACCCCGGAGTGGCCGATCATGCACGCGGTCCTGCACGGGGTGACGCGTGACCAGTTCATGGCCCGCCACAAGGCGAACCACCTCAACGTGGCCTACGCGCCCGACGCCGCCACAGCCGACAAGGCCCTGCGTGCGAAGGCGGCGCTGTTCGAGGAGCTGGGACTGCGGGTTCATCTGTGCGGCGACGTAAGCCTCTGA
- a CDS encoding MBL fold metallo-hydrolase — protein MRTTGYTAAEYGDVSVLVGAQRGAYPYANTLLVRGTAESLVVDPSLSLLEGAPPADLVLVSHAHEDHIAGLGSYDVPVRVHEGDLGALRSREALVAGIGLPPDEVDVVDKMMRDEFHVRGRPDAAGFEDGAVFDLGGRTVTVVHLPGHTAGHSGFLIEPEGFLFVGDIDLTSFGPYYGDVGSSLVDFEASMRRCREIDARWYGTSHQKGVIEGAEEFRRRLDGFAGVVARREAALLAFLGEPRTVEEIVDHRLVYRPHVEGPHVRPVERRTAVQHLDVLMSGGLVAEVEPGRFRAA, from the coding sequence ATGCGTACCACGGGATACACAGCGGCAGAGTACGGCGACGTCAGCGTGCTCGTGGGTGCCCAACGGGGGGCCTACCCGTACGCCAACACGCTGCTTGTGCGGGGCACGGCCGAATCCCTGGTCGTCGACCCGTCGCTGTCGCTCCTCGAGGGCGCGCCGCCGGCGGACCTGGTCCTCGTGAGCCATGCGCACGAGGACCACATCGCCGGTCTCGGAAGCTACGACGTGCCGGTCCGCGTCCACGAAGGCGACCTCGGCGCGCTGCGGTCCCGCGAGGCTCTGGTCGCCGGGATCGGCCTGCCGCCCGACGAGGTCGACGTCGTCGACAAGATGATGCGGGACGAGTTCCATGTGCGGGGCCGACCGGACGCGGCGGGGTTCGAGGACGGCGCCGTCTTCGACCTCGGAGGCCGCACCGTGACCGTCGTGCACCTGCCCGGGCACACCGCGGGCCACAGCGGTTTTCTGATCGAGCCGGAGGGCTTCCTGTTCGTGGGGGACATCGACCTGACGTCGTTCGGTCCCTACTACGGGGACGTCGGCAGCAGTCTTGTGGACTTCGAGGCGTCGATGCGCCGGTGCCGGGAGATCGACGCGCGCTGGTACGGCACGTCGCACCAGAAGGGTGTGATCGAGGGCGCCGAGGAATTCCGGCGCCGGCTCGACGGCTTCGCCGGTGTGGTGGCCAGGCGCGAGGCGGCGCTGCTCGCGTTTCTCGGTGAGCCGCGGACCGTCGAGGAGATCGTCGACCACAGGCTCGTCTACCGGCCCCACGTCGAAGGGCCGCATGTGAGGCCGGTGGAGCGGAGGACGGCGGTGCAGCACCTGGACGTGCTGATGAGCGGAGGGCTGGTCGCCGAGGTGGAACCGGGACGGTTCCGCGCGGCGTAG
- a CDS encoding spore-associated protein, with protein MRFSRPVLTGAALAALALGGTTALAGPASATPNTTPQKVCGSSYKTVNSAPIGSLGTVYLTYNSTNGKNCVATIRKNPGTRLDMSAWIYVSDTDQGDQDYGQYTSYAGPIYVYGKGHCVDWGGNISNVYVQVTGSNCAALREHRVTTTR; from the coding sequence ATGCGATTCAGTCGACCTGTCCTGACTGGTGCCGCCCTGGCAGCCCTGGCCCTCGGGGGCACGACCGCTCTTGCGGGACCCGCCTCCGCCACGCCCAACACCACGCCGCAGAAGGTGTGCGGGAGCAGCTACAAGACCGTGAACTCGGCGCCCATCGGCTCACTGGGCACGGTCTACCTCACGTACAACTCCACGAACGGCAAGAACTGCGTCGCGACGATCCGCAAGAACCCCGGGACCCGGCTGGACATGTCCGCCTGGATCTATGTCTCCGACACCGACCAGGGAGACCAGGACTACGGGCAGTACACGTCCTACGCGGGGCCCATCTACGTCTACGGCAAGGGCCACTGCGTCGACTGGGGCGGCAACATCAGCAACGTGTACGTCCAGGTGACCGGGTCCAACTGTGCCGCGCTCCGGGAGCACCGGGTCACCACGACCCGCTGA
- a CDS encoding zf-HC2 domain-containing protein, with protein sequence MFSTLECHTIRERLADYTLDALAEEEARAVSTHLATCSACRDEHYCLAAVAAHLVPLRKALADEPERRKLGRRRPARIRHLTLAHWANCKVLAAAG encoded by the coding sequence ATGTTCAGCACCCTGGAATGCCACACCATCCGTGAACGACTGGCCGACTACACGCTCGACGCACTCGCCGAGGAAGAGGCGCGTGCCGTCAGCACCCACCTGGCCACCTGCTCCGCCTGCCGGGACGAGCACTACTGTCTGGCTGCAGTGGCGGCTCACCTGGTTCCCCTGCGGAAGGCGCTGGCCGACGAGCCCGAGCGCCGCAAGCTCGGCCGGCGCCGCCCGGCCCGGATACGGCACCTCACGCTCGCACACTGGGCGAACTGCAAGGTGCTGGCGGCAGCGGGCTGA